One stretch of Bosea vaviloviae DNA includes these proteins:
- the fliI gene encoding flagellar protein export ATPase FliI, whose product MNNASRGPDRLSNLAAAIGGLDSVTVYGRVTAVRGLLVEISGPIGAMSLGGRVQIEIAPGIRVPCEVIGFSGEKALVMPYGGLDGVRRGCPAYVDKAQPGIRPTSAWLGRVVDALGRPVDGGPPLPEGETLCTFRNDPPPAHSRRRVGKPLDLGVRALNAFLTCCLGQRMGIFAGSGVGKSVLLSMLARYARADVNIIGLVGERGREVQEFLQDDLGPSGLARSVVVVATSDEPALMRKQAAMTTLTLAEYFRDQGKQVMCLMDSVTRFAMAMREIGLAAGEPPTTKGYTPTVFAELPRLLERAGPGIGDGAITGLFTVLVDGGDHDEPVADAVRGILDGHIVMERSIAERGRYPAINILKSVSRTMPRSCDPAFYPVVQKARATLATYADMEELIRLGAYRQGASAEVDEAIRLNPALEGFLKQAKDEATSLPECYAMLSAIMNG is encoded by the coding sequence ATGAACAACGCTTCGCGCGGCCCCGACCGACTTTCCAACCTCGCTGCCGCCATCGGCGGCCTCGACAGCGTCACGGTCTACGGCCGTGTCACAGCGGTCCGGGGACTGCTCGTCGAAATTTCGGGGCCGATCGGCGCGATGAGCCTGGGCGGCCGCGTCCAGATCGAGATAGCGCCGGGCATCCGCGTGCCCTGCGAGGTCATCGGCTTCTCCGGAGAAAAGGCACTGGTGATGCCCTATGGCGGGCTCGACGGCGTGCGCCGCGGCTGCCCCGCCTATGTCGACAAGGCCCAGCCCGGCATCAGACCGACCTCCGCCTGGCTCGGTCGCGTCGTCGACGCGCTCGGCCGCCCCGTCGATGGCGGCCCGCCCTTGCCCGAGGGCGAAACGCTCTGCACCTTCCGCAACGATCCGCCGCCCGCTCATTCCAGGCGTCGCGTCGGCAAGCCGCTCGATCTCGGCGTGCGCGCGCTCAACGCCTTCCTGACCTGCTGCCTCGGCCAGCGCATGGGCATCTTCGCCGGCTCGGGCGTCGGCAAGTCGGTGCTGCTCTCGATGCTGGCGCGCTACGCTCGGGCCGACGTCAACATCATCGGCCTCGTCGGCGAGCGCGGCCGCGAAGTGCAGGAGTTCCTGCAGGACGATCTCGGCCCCTCCGGTCTCGCGCGCTCGGTCGTGGTCGTCGCGACCTCGGACGAGCCCGCCCTGATGCGCAAGCAGGCGGCCATGACGACGCTGACGCTCGCCGAGTATTTCCGCGACCAGGGCAAGCAGGTGATGTGCCTGATGGATTCGGTCACGCGCTTCGCCATGGCGATGCGCGAGATCGGCCTCGCCGCGGGAGAACCGCCCACGACCAAGGGCTATACGCCGACCGTCTTCGCCGAACTGCCGCGCCTGCTCGAGCGCGCCGGGCCGGGCATCGGGGACGGCGCCATCACCGGCCTGTTCACCGTGCTCGTCGATGGCGGCGACCATGACGAGCCGGTGGCGGACGCGGTGCGCGGCATCCTCGACGGCCATATCGTGATGGAGCGCTCGATCGCCGAGCGCGGGCGCTATCCGGCGATCAACATCCTGAAATCGGTCTCGCGCACCATGCCACGCTCCTGCGACCCGGCTTTCTATCCGGTGGTGCAGAAAGCGCGCGCGACGCTCGCGACCTATGCCGACATGGAGGAGCTGATTCGGCTCGGCGCCTATCGCCAGGGCGCATCGGCCGAAGTCGACGAGGCGATCCGCCTCAACCCGGCGCTGGAAGGCTTCCTCAAGCAGGCCAAGGACGAAGCGACCTCCCTGCCCGAATGCTACGCCATGCTGTCGGCGATCATGAACGGCTGA
- a CDS encoding DUF1304 domain-containing protein translates to MIATTLICVVALIHAYIVMLEMLWWDTPRGRKAFGTTAEFSAQSKTLAANQGLYNGFLVAGLVWGLWLGEAGFAIKTFFLACVIVAGLYGAATASRKILYIQAAPAALALLALLIRI, encoded by the coding sequence ATGATAGCGACCACCTTGATCTGCGTCGTCGCGCTGATCCATGCCTATATCGTCATGCTCGAAATGCTGTGGTGGGACACCCCGCGCGGCCGCAAGGCGTTCGGCACGACCGCAGAGTTCTCGGCCCAGAGCAAGACGCTCGCGGCGAATCAGGGCCTCTACAATGGTTTCCTGGTCGCAGGGCTGGTCTGGGGTCTGTGGCTCGGCGAAGCTGGTTTCGCGATCAAAACCTTCTTCCTCGCCTGCGTGATCGTCGCGGGCCTCTATGGCGCGGCGACGGCGAGCCGCAAGATCCTCTACATCCAGGCCGCCCCCGCCGCCTTGGCCCTGCTGGCGCTGCTGATCAGGATCTGA
- a CDS encoding MFS transporter, which yields MPAPFLPAASRLSRHGPLLCGLALTRIIGWGSTYYAPSVLAGYLDREMGLGPELVFSGITILLLTGAFAAPALGKHLDVHGTRRSMCVGAVICGLGLATLALAQGPISYLASWFVIGIGHAMTLANVGNVTVAQIMGERTRRALGLIMLVTGFSSSVFWPLAAFLSQAYGWRVAWLIFAAMQIVIVLPIHFAIPAYHRSPAVEVAAEPAKSADEGSAPHAQRRGIFWLLALIFSASGLVSWGLPLNLIALLQSSGLSQASAVGIASLGGPATLLARLVDAVAGERFPVERVALGGLALGPLACLIMVFAPGSVMTAVSFVICFSAAMGVISVARATLPLALFGRQGFGAMLGKLAVPQNIAFAVAPLLFAVMIESMGNRATLVASAAIQLVGFLAMLRLVRLLRGA from the coding sequence TTGCCCGCCCCTTTCCTACCTGCCGCCTCGCGCCTGTCCAGGCATGGACCGCTGCTCTGCGGCCTGGCGCTGACCCGCATCATCGGCTGGGGCTCGACCTATTACGCGCCGTCCGTGCTGGCGGGCTATCTCGATCGCGAAATGGGGCTCGGGCCCGAGCTCGTCTTCAGCGGCATCACCATCCTGCTGCTCACCGGAGCATTTGCGGCGCCGGCCTTGGGCAAGCATCTCGACGTACATGGCACGCGCCGCTCGATGTGCGTCGGCGCGGTGATCTGCGGGCTCGGCCTGGCGACGCTCGCCCTGGCGCAGGGGCCGATCAGTTATCTCGCGAGCTGGTTCGTCATCGGCATCGGCCATGCGATGACGCTGGCCAATGTCGGCAACGTCACCGTGGCCCAGATCATGGGCGAGCGCACGCGCCGGGCACTCGGTCTGATAATGCTGGTGACGGGGTTCTCCTCGAGCGTGTTCTGGCCGCTCGCCGCCTTCCTGTCGCAAGCCTATGGCTGGCGCGTCGCCTGGCTGATCTTCGCGGCAATGCAGATCGTCATCGTGCTGCCGATCCATTTCGCCATCCCGGCCTATCATCGCTCGCCGGCCGTGGAGGTGGCGGCTGAACCGGCGAAGTCGGCCGATGAGGGCAGCGCTCCCCATGCGCAGCGCCGGGGCATCTTCTGGTTGCTCGCCTTGATCTTTTCCGCCAGCGGGCTCGTCTCCTGGGGCTTGCCCCTGAATCTCATCGCCCTGCTGCAAAGCTCGGGCCTGAGCCAGGCGAGCGCGGTCGGCATCGCCTCCTTGGGTGGTCCGGCGACGCTTTTGGCGCGCTTGGTCGATGCGGTCGCGGGCGAGCGTTTTCCGGTCGAGCGCGTGGCGTTGGGCGGGCTCGCGCTGGGGCCGCTCGCCTGCCTGATCATGGTGTTCGCGCCGGGCTCAGTGATGACCGCCGTTAGCTTCGTCATCTGCTTCAGCGCCGCGATGGGGGTGATCTCCGTCGCACGCGCCACGCTGCCGCTGGCGCTGTTCGGCCGCCAGGGTTTCGGGGCGATGCTGGGCAAGCTCGCGGTGCCGCAGAACATCGCCTTCGCCGTGGCGCCCCTGCTGTTTGCGGTGATGATCGAGAGCATGGGTAACCGCGCCACGCTGGTCGCCTCGGCGGCAATCCAGCTCGTCGGCTTCCTGGCGATGCTGCGGCTGGTGCGCCTTTTGAGAGGCGCCTAG
- the fliJ gene encoding flagellar export protein FliJ, with product MKSRETLLRLKRFQVDEKRRRVSQIEMMIAEFHRMATDLDREIQSEEARAGISDPAHFAYPTYAKAALGRRDNLRQSADNLKGQLDEAKAELQEAFEDMKKVEILDDRERATERAAEAARDQAMMDSIGLRARAGA from the coding sequence ATGAAGTCGCGAGAGACCCTTTTGCGTCTCAAACGCTTCCAGGTGGACGAAAAGCGCCGCCGGGTTAGCCAGATTGAGATGATGATCGCCGAGTTTCATCGGATGGCGACCGATCTGGATCGCGAGATCCAGAGCGAAGAAGCCCGGGCCGGAATTTCCGATCCGGCGCATTTCGCCTACCCGACCTATGCCAAAGCGGCTCTCGGCCGCCGCGACAACCTGCGTCAGTCGGCCGACAACCTGAAGGGCCAGCTCGACGAGGCCAAGGCCGAATTGCAGGAAGCCTTCGAGGACATGAAGAAGGTCGAGATCCTCGATGACCGTGAACGCGCCACCGAGCGCGCCGCCGAAGCGGCCCGCGACCAGGCGATGATGGACTCGATTGGACTGCGCGCCCGCGCCGGCGCCTAG
- a CDS encoding GNAT family N-acetyltransferase, producing the protein MSESLSISLTGITDLPPGKIAAIVTSLEMFEAPPPRSDPPGMEGFALDTIGREDVARYLAIYRALGERWMWFSRLVKPMAELQAILADPAVEFFSVRHDGRDVGLLELDFRVPGEGELAFFGLDESVIGRGAGRWLMNRALAKAWAKPIGRFWVHTCTLDHQGAPEFYQRSGFTVFKRSVEVDDDPRLHGHMRRDSVPHHPVIA; encoded by the coding sequence ATGTCCGAAAGCCTTTCCATCAGCCTGACCGGTATCACCGACCTGCCGCCGGGCAAGATCGCCGCCATCGTCACCTCGCTCGAAATGTTCGAGGCCCCGCCGCCGCGCTCCGACCCGCCTGGCATGGAGGGGTTCGCACTCGATACGATCGGGCGCGAGGATGTCGCCCGTTATCTCGCGATCTACCGCGCGCTGGGCGAGCGCTGGATGTGGTTCAGCCGGCTGGTCAAGCCGATGGCGGAGCTCCAGGCGATCCTGGCCGATCCGGCCGTGGAGTTTTTCTCGGTCCGGCATGATGGCCGCGATGTCGGCTTGCTCGAACTGGATTTCCGCGTGCCGGGCGAAGGTGAGCTCGCCTTTTTTGGCCTGGATGAGAGCGTGATCGGGCGCGGCGCGGGGCGCTGGCTGATGAACCGTGCCCTCGCCAAGGCCTGGGCAAAGCCGATCGGCCGTTTCTGGGTGCACACCTGCACGCTGGACCATCAGGGCGCGCCGGAGTTCTATCAGCGCTCCGGCTTCACCGTGTTCAAGCGCAGCGTCGAGGTCGATGACGATCCGCGGCTGCACGGCCATATGCGGCGCGATAGCGTGCCGCATCATCCGGTCATCGCCTGA
- a CDS encoding lysylphosphatidylglycerol synthase transmembrane domain-containing protein — MKKYLDYLWPIIGLIAVVWSVDLLWEKLKTEAGTDAAIQALLEQGSLWDNIKIVAIRIGQKIAVIPPDAFLHAALATLVAYAALAWYDRIALIHIGKEKGISWPYISLCSFVTYALSHNIGASVFSGGMVRFRAYTAKGLTAAEVAVLVALCSFTFAFGTILLLGLVLVIEPEILRPLTRLSTRFAIGDQTARLIGFGMLGFVVLYTLGSWLKFKPFKIGKFELIYPRLPIVARQYLAAPLELAGAAGIIYFALPDQGNPGFMIVLGAFLLSFSAGLLSQVPGGVGVMEAVFLAVMPGVPAPAVFAALLIWRLFYLILPLVVSLPVVLAFERSQLKKHKLAVAVAQADAKARSADPPIV; from the coding sequence ATGAAAAAGTATCTCGACTATCTCTGGCCGATCATCGGGCTTATCGCGGTCGTCTGGTCGGTCGACCTGCTCTGGGAGAAGCTCAAGACCGAGGCCGGTACGGACGCCGCGATCCAGGCACTGCTGGAACAGGGCAGCCTCTGGGACAACATCAAGATCGTCGCGATCCGCATCGGCCAGAAAATCGCGGTGATCCCACCCGACGCCTTCCTGCATGCAGCCCTCGCGACCCTCGTCGCCTACGCCGCGCTTGCCTGGTACGACCGCATCGCGCTGATCCATATCGGCAAGGAAAAGGGCATCTCCTGGCCCTATATTTCGCTGTGCTCCTTCGTCACCTATGCGCTGTCCCATAATATCGGCGCGTCGGTCTTCTCCGGCGGCATGGTGCGGTTCCGGGCCTATACGGCCAAGGGGCTGACGGCCGCCGAAGTCGCGGTGCTGGTGGCGCTGTGCTCCTTCACCTTCGCGTTCGGCACGATCCTGCTGCTCGGGCTCGTCCTGGTGATCGAGCCGGAAATCCTGCGCCCCCTGACGCGGCTCTCGACGCGCTTCGCGATCGGCGATCAGACGGCACGATTGATCGGCTTCGGCATGCTAGGCTTCGTCGTGCTCTACACGCTCGGCTCCTGGTTGAAGTTCAAGCCGTTCAAGATCGGCAAGTTCGAATTGATCTATCCGCGCCTGCCGATCGTCGCGCGCCAATATCTGGCGGCGCCGCTGGAGCTCGCCGGTGCGGCCGGCATCATCTATTTCGCCCTGCCCGACCAGGGCAATCCGGGCTTCATGATCGTGCTGGGCGCCTTCCTGCTGTCTTTTTCGGCCGGGCTGCTGAGCCAGGTGCCGGGCGGCGTCGGCGTGATGGAGGCGGTCTTCCTCGCGGTGATGCCGGGCGTGCCGGCCCCGGCCGTCTTCGCCGCGCTTTTGATCTGGCGGCTGTTCTACCTCATTTTGCCGCTGGTCGTTTCGCTGCCGGTGGTGCTCGCCTTCGAGCGCTCCCAACTCAAGAAACACAAATTGGCGGTCGCGGTCGCGCAGGCCGACGCCAAGGCCCGAAGCGCCGACCCGCCGATCGTTTGA
- a CDS encoding DMT family transporter, producing MTDLRSGAEALIAPASTEARRRVKRHPYLSLNVFLFVAMCLAWGLTFLPVKIAVVHVPPIFLAAARFSLAGLLLLAWAGRDAFKVPAQAWLRLAGTALLVNSCNYALLFWGMAHAPSGLAAIINMATIPIYTVLASRVIEGQPISGRRIAAVALGAIGLGFLFATRTLGGLSAAKGDGLEFWGLAAIALGTFCHCVGAVLSRKIAGTMPTLTLAGWQTAIGALGLILLSLALEPVSGTHLRALVEWPTAPALAFVVIAGSLIGFTIFLRLLRDWGAFYAGLFAFVSPVIAVGAGVVALGEPFGWPEAIGALLMFGAAAIALRK from the coding sequence ATGACGGATCTGCGCAGCGGTGCCGAGGCCCTTATCGCGCCGGCCTCGACCGAGGCGCGGCGCCGCGTGAAGAGGCATCCATATCTATCCCTCAACGTTTTTCTCTTCGTCGCGATGTGCCTGGCCTGGGGACTGACCTTCCTGCCGGTCAAGATCGCGGTAGTGCATGTGCCTCCGATCTTCCTGGCGGCAGCACGCTTCAGTCTTGCCGGCCTGCTGCTGCTCGCCTGGGCCGGGCGTGACGCGTTCAAGGTTCCGGCGCAGGCATGGCTGCGGCTCGCCGGCACGGCGCTGCTGGTCAATAGCTGCAATTACGCCTTGCTGTTCTGGGGCATGGCGCATGCGCCCTCGGGGCTCGCGGCGATCATCAATATGGCGACGATCCCGATCTATACGGTGTTGGCGAGCCGCGTGATCGAGGGGCAGCCCATCAGCGGGCGCCGTATTGCGGCGGTCGCGCTCGGGGCAATCGGGCTCGGCTTCCTGTTCGCGACGCGGACGCTGGGGGGCTTGAGCGCGGCGAAGGGCGATGGGCTGGAATTCTGGGGCCTGGCGGCGATTGCGCTGGGCACGTTCTGCCACTGCGTCGGGGCGGTGCTGAGCCGCAAGATCGCGGGCACGATGCCGACCCTGACGCTGGCGGGGTGGCAGACCGCGATTGGGGCGCTCGGGCTGATTTTGCTCTCGCTCGCGCTCGAGCCTGTCAGCGGCACTCATCTGCGCGCGCTCGTGGAATGGCCGACGGCGCCGGCGCTCGCCTTCGTCGTCATCGCCGGCTCGCTGATCGGCTTCACCATCTTCCTGAGGCTGCTGCGCGATTGGGGCGCGTTCTACGCCGGGCTCTTCGCCTTCGTCAGCCCCGTCATCGCGGTTGGCGCTGGCGTGGTCGCGCTGGGCGAGCCATTCGGATGGCCCGAGGCCATCGGCGCGCTCCTGATGTTCGGCGCGGCGGCGATCGCGCTCAGGAAATAG
- a CDS encoding GNAT family N-acetyltransferase: protein MSIRPALAADLPAILAIYNAVIATSTAVYTETPATLADRQAWFAARTEQDYPVLVADEGGEAVGYASFGDFRAWPGYRHTVEHSVHIRADRQGGGLGKELVSALFPYAAKLDKHVMIAGIDAANEASLRMHERLGFSQAGRFNEVGRKFDRWLDLVFLQRFL, encoded by the coding sequence ATGAGCATCCGACCGGCCCTTGCGGCCGACCTGCCGGCGATCCTGGCGATCTACAACGCCGTGATCGCGACCTCGACCGCCGTCTACACGGAGACGCCGGCGACCCTGGCGGATCGGCAGGCCTGGTTCGCGGCGCGGACGGAGCAGGACTATCCAGTGCTGGTTGCCGATGAAGGCGGCGAAGCTGTCGGCTACGCGAGTTTCGGCGATTTCCGGGCCTGGCCGGGCTATCGCCACACCGTCGAGCACAGCGTCCATATCCGCGCCGACAGGCAGGGCGGGGGGCTCGGCAAGGAGCTGGTCTCGGCGCTGTTCCCCTATGCCGCCAAGCTCGACAAGCATGTGATGATCGCGGGCATCGATGCGGCGAACGAAGCGTCGCTGCGGATGCATGAGCGCCTGGGCTTCAGCCAGGCGGGGCGTTTCAACGAGGTTGGGCGCAAGTTCGACCGCTGGCTCGACCTCGTCTTCCTGCAGCGTTTCCTATGA
- the flhA gene encoding flagellar biosynthesis protein FlhA, with amino-acid sequence MPSRGAMGKLLNRPDLFLAIGVMGILVVLIFPLPALLLDLLLALSIILSVLVLMTALFIEEPLEFSAFPTVLLIVTMFRLALNLASTRLILAHGHEGAAAAGHVIEAFANFVMSGNFVIGVIVFTILIIVNFVVITKGSGRIAEVAARFALDAMPGKQMAIDADLSAGLIDQEVAKVRRKALEDEANFFGSMDGASKFVRGDAIAALLITFINVLGGIIIGVAQQGMSFGAAAHNYTQLTVGDGLVSQIPALIVSTAAGLLVSKSGVRGAADKALGKQLSGYPKALGMSAAVMLLIAILPGIPMLPFLVLAGGSGWLAYHFGKLAKTKQADEAVAAQAASPLSADGTPKEETLNDLLKLDELKIEIGYGLLPLVNAAGGQDRLTDQVRALRRQLAAELGFVMPAVRIVDNVQLEANYYYIKIKEIDAGHGIVYAGQYMAMDPMGGAVNLPGHNVLEPTFGLPATWIDAALQDEAQLRGFTVVDAATVISTHLTEVLKSNMPELLSHGEVQKLLRELQKDHADLLKEIVPSQISTTGIQRVLQLLLAERVSIRDLATIIEGIAEVAGSIKNPRDIAEHVRTRLARQICAQFSNGQGNLPIITLSSAWESIFAESIIGQGEERHLAMQPSRLQEFVRHVRDKFEEAARIGEMPALVTSGLARPFARQIIERFRRETPVLSQAEIHPRVRLKTVGSV; translated from the coding sequence ATGCCGAGCCGCGGCGCGATGGGGAAGCTCCTCAACCGGCCGGACCTGTTCCTGGCGATCGGTGTCATGGGCATCCTGGTGGTGCTCATCTTCCCGCTGCCGGCGCTCCTGCTCGACCTTTTGCTGGCGCTTTCGATCATCCTGTCGGTGCTGGTTTTGATGACGGCGCTCTTCATCGAGGAGCCGCTGGAGTTCTCGGCCTTCCCGACGGTGCTGCTGATCGTCACCATGTTCCGATTGGCGCTCAACCTCGCCTCGACGCGCCTGATCCTGGCGCATGGGCATGAGGGCGCCGCGGCGGCGGGCCATGTCATCGAGGCCTTCGCCAATTTCGTGATGAGCGGCAATTTCGTGATCGGGGTGATCGTCTTCACCATCCTGATCATCGTCAACTTCGTCGTTATCACCAAGGGTTCGGGCCGTATCGCCGAGGTCGCGGCGCGCTTCGCGCTCGATGCCATGCCGGGCAAGCAGATGGCGATCGATGCGGATCTCTCGGCCGGGCTGATCGATCAGGAGGTCGCAAAGGTCCGGCGCAAGGCGCTGGAGGACGAGGCGAACTTCTTCGGTTCGATGGACGGCGCCTCCAAATTCGTGCGCGGCGACGCCATCGCGGCGCTGCTGATCACCTTCATCAACGTACTCGGCGGCATCATCATCGGCGTCGCCCAGCAGGGCATGAGCTTCGGCGCGGCTGCCCACAACTACACCCAGCTCACGGTCGGCGACGGTCTCGTCAGCCAGATCCCGGCGCTGATCGTCTCGACCGCTGCGGGCCTTCTGGTCTCCAAATCGGGCGTGCGCGGCGCCGCCGACAAGGCGCTCGGCAAGCAGCTCTCAGGCTACCCCAAGGCGCTCGGCATGTCGGCGGCGGTGATGCTGCTGATCGCGATCCTGCCCGGCATCCCGATGTTGCCATTCCTTGTGCTCGCCGGCGGCTCGGGCTGGCTTGCGTATCATTTCGGCAAGCTCGCCAAGACCAAGCAGGCGGACGAGGCGGTCGCGGCGCAGGCGGCCTCGCCACTCTCTGCCGACGGCACGCCGAAGGAGGAGACGCTCAACGACCTGCTCAAGCTCGACGAGCTCAAGATCGAGATCGGCTACGGCCTTCTGCCGCTGGTCAATGCGGCGGGCGGGCAGGACAGGCTGACGGATCAGGTCCGCGCGCTGCGGCGCCAGCTTGCGGCCGAGCTCGGCTTCGTCATGCCGGCGGTGCGCATCGTCGACAACGTCCAGCTCGAGGCGAACTACTACTACATCAAGATCAAGGAGATCGATGCCGGGCACGGTATCGTCTATGCCGGCCAGTACATGGCCATGGACCCGATGGGTGGCGCGGTGAACCTGCCCGGCCATAACGTCCTGGAGCCGACCTTCGGCCTGCCCGCGACCTGGATCGACGCCGCCTTGCAGGATGAGGCGCAATTGCGCGGCTTCACCGTGGTGGACGCCGCGACCGTGATCTCGACGCATCTCACCGAGGTGCTGAAATCGAACATGCCCGAGCTGCTTTCGCATGGCGAGGTGCAGAAGCTGCTGCGCGAGCTGCAGAAGGACCATGCCGACCTGCTCAAGGAGATCGTGCCGAGCCAGATCTCGACCACGGGCATCCAGCGCGTGCTGCAATTGCTCCTGGCGGAACGCGTCTCGATCCGCGATCTCGCCACCATCATCGAGGGCATCGCGGAGGTCGCCGGCAGCATCAAGAATCCGCGCGACATCGCCGAGCATGTCCGCACGCGCCTTGCCCGCCAGATCTGCGCGCAGTTCTCCAACGGCCAGGGTAATCTGCCGATCATCACGCTCTCCTCGGCCTGGGAGAGCATTTTCGCCGAATCGATCATCGGCCAGGGCGAGGAGCGCCATCTCGCCATGCAGCCCTCCCGGCTGCAGGAATTCGTGCGCCATGTCCGCGACAAGTTCGAGGAGGCGGCGCGCATCGGCGAGATGCCGGCACTCGTCACTTCCGGACTGGCGCGGCCCTTCGCGCGCCAGATCATCGAGCGCTTCCGCAGGGAGACGCCGGTGCTCTCGCAGGCCGAGATCCATCCCCGCGTCAGGCTGAAGACGGTCGGCAGCGTCTGA
- a CDS encoding MFS transporter, with translation MTAPDTALQPTISTDIPARLDRLPWSRFHTLVVVALGVTWILDGLEVTLAGSVSGALKQSPTLRFSNTEIGIAGAAYLAGAVLGALLFGWLTDRLGRKRLFTITLLVYLVATAATAFSWNFASFIIFRFFTGMGIGGEYTAINSTIQELVPARMRGWVDLVINGSFWIGAALGAVGAIILLDPAVIDPELGWRLAFFIGAALGLVILVLRQWIPESPRWLISHGRANEAAMIVAEIERRAGVSDSPDEALPKIHLCPRAATPLREVFHALFVRHRQRALVGLALMAAQAFFYNAIFFTYALILTDFYAVPSQAIGWFILPFAAGNVLGPIILGRLFDTLGRRRMIAFTYAMSGLLLAATGYLFWRDLVSAAQLTACWSVVFFFASTAASSAYLTVSETFPVEMRALAIAAFYAVGTGIGGVAGPWLFGALIDTGSRLSVFGGYLFGAALMLAAALIAALFAVRAERRSLEDVCRPLNAVDEPAPERL, from the coding sequence ATGACAGCGCCGGACACGGCTTTGCAGCCGACGATCTCGACCGATATCCCGGCCCGGCTCGACCGCCTGCCCTGGTCGCGGTTCCATACGCTGGTGGTGGTGGCGCTCGGCGTCACCTGGATCCTCGACGGGCTCGAGGTCACGCTCGCCGGTTCGGTCTCCGGCGCGCTGAAGCAAAGCCCAACGCTGCGCTTCAGCAACACCGAGATCGGCATTGCCGGGGCGGCCTATCTTGCTGGCGCAGTCCTCGGCGCGCTCCTCTTCGGCTGGCTGACCGACCGTCTTGGCCGCAAACGGCTCTTCACGATCACGCTCCTGGTCTATCTCGTCGCGACGGCGGCAACCGCCTTCTCCTGGAATTTTGCCAGCTTCATCATCTTCCGCTTCTTCACCGGCATGGGCATCGGCGGCGAATATACGGCCATCAACTCGACCATCCAGGAGCTCGTTCCGGCGCGGATGCGCGGCTGGGTCGATCTCGTGATCAACGGTTCGTTCTGGATCGGCGCGGCGCTCGGCGCGGTCGGCGCGATTATCCTGCTCGATCCTGCTGTCATCGATCCCGAACTGGGTTGGCGGCTCGCCTTCTTCATCGGCGCGGCTCTCGGCCTCGTCATCCTCGTCCTCAGGCAATGGATACCGGAGAGCCCACGTTGGCTGATCAGCCATGGCCGCGCGAATGAGGCCGCCATGATCGTCGCCGAGATCGAACGGCGCGCCGGGGTTTCCGACAGCCCTGACGAGGCCCTGCCGAAGATCCACCTGTGTCCACGTGCTGCGACCCCGCTTCGGGAGGTCTTCCACGCGCTGTTCGTCAGGCACCGGCAGCGGGCACTGGTGGGGCTGGCGTTGATGGCCGCACAGGCGTTCTTCTACAATGCGATCTTCTTCACCTATGCGTTGATCCTGACGGATTTCTACGCTGTGCCCTCGCAGGCGATCGGCTGGTTCATCTTGCCCTTCGCGGCGGGCAACGTGCTCGGGCCGATCATCCTGGGCCGCCTCTTCGACACCCTCGGGCGGCGGCGGATGATCGCCTTCACTTATGCGATGTCGGGCCTGCTGCTGGCTGCGACGGGCTATCTGTTCTGGCGCGACCTCGTCAGCGCCGCGCAATTGACGGCCTGCTGGAGCGTTGTCTTCTTCTTCGCCTCCACCGCCGCGAGCTCTGCCTATCTCACCGTCAGCGAGACCTTCCCGGTCGAAATGCGCGCCTTGGCGATCGCCGCCTTCTATGCCGTGGGCACCGGCATCGGCGGCGTCGCTGGCCCCTGGCTGTTCGGCGCGCTGATCGACACCGGCTCGCGCCTGAGCGTCTTCGGCGGCTACCTGTTCGGCGCCGCCCTGATGCTGGCCGCGGCCTTGATAGCTGCGCTCTTCGCTGTCCGCGCCGAGCGCAGATCGCTGGAAGACGTCTGTCGCCCTCTCAACGCGGTCGACGAGCCCGCTCCCGAGCGGCTTTAG